In Brassica napus cultivar Da-Ae chromosome C2, Da-Ae, whole genome shotgun sequence, the sequence actagttgtccagacgacctaaatttaagtcgtcccgtcttgattacccgtccagacgactaaatatttagtcgtccagtgtattttatttttagacgaccttctactaagtcgtccagtgtattttatttttagacgaccttctactatcccttcaagtgtattttatttttagacgaccttctactatcccttcaagtcgtccaaaccttctagacgacttatttgtaagtcgtccagttggaaaaccttccagacgacttataataagtcgtccaaaccttctagacgacttatttgtaagtcgtccagttggaaaaccttccagacgacttataataagtcgtccaaaccttctagacgacttatttgtaagtcgtccagttggaaaaccttccagacgacttataataagtcgtccaaaccttctagacgacttatttgtaagtcgtccagttggaaaaccttccagacgacttatttgtaagtcgtccagttggaaaaccttccagacgacttatttcttccagacaacttatatcatgttcaaatacaaaaatcatgttaaaaaatcatgttcaaatacaaaaatcatgttaaaaaatcatgttcaaaaatcatgttcaaaaatcatacatgcccacgaacttatcaccatccacattttctttcagatgctgatcaacaagctccttccatatatccaccgccatattatccctcattttcttcgcgttgcacctagcaaagtctttagggtcaaaggagcccccgagcgcatgacattcaatgtactttacagtgtacacgccacaatcaccattgttggccgtgggtacacctttcagcggtctctcatatgtgtatggctccaacccgtatttgacccgcatttcgtcggtggctgcgcactcaacaagcagataagggaccatctggagaaaaggctccattatcgcatcccatgcgtctggtacactagatgaaggtatgctgtcccagacgactatgtgcctcttagggatcgatatccaaatagcaacccaatgcttgtcgtccaagttcactggcgcatagatatcatcaatgtcctccccccacttcttgtttgattggcaaaatgaaggtattgatccgtcataaaaatacgacgccccaccaggtagaactcttcctaaacctttgtgatcaggttccgatgttttgaagagctgatactgctctctccaagactgagaaaagttgtgatccaggaagcacattcgctcgctcctgaaagcttgtgggttctcctgatacctctgccttagcacattaatccaagcatctatatgctgcatattaaatataacaagttagaagttaccagacgaagacgacttatatttaagtcgtctacgtggtcgtccaagtagacgactttccagacgatttatctttaagtcgtctggaaagtagtctacttggacgactttgtagacgacttaaatcgtgtgcagaagacttacgcagtcttccagccatcctctggctgtccggaggaagtggtaccaccttgttggtgatgtacgtggtttgtcctcgatcttagttaaataatgactgcaaacaaaaaagcaatcagttttggacgactaaatcaagctattatgggtaaagcaatcacttacggatcagttttcaaccaatcagcgagttccttcaacttttctttgtttactggcggaaatggattataggctgccactttatctttttttttctctgccatataaggagatctcacagtaggagcaggtttcttcgctcgtttactctttgcacgcttgtccaatacaaccaggctcggttgtgaaactggatcgcttggctcggtggaagcgaggctcggttgttgatctgtggaagcgaggctcggttggtgatcggtggaagtgacagcaacaatctctttggaggtgacaccatctgctttatttaccgagttcgcctcggttgctgtatcctccggcaaccatctctgcaataaaagttgcacacaagttaaccctggacgacttaaataaaagttgtctggacgactagttaaccctggacgacttaaataaaagttgtctggacgactagttgaccctggacgacttaaataaaagttgtctggacgactagttgaccctggacgacttaaaattaagtcttccgtggtcaactagtcgtccagacaacttacgtttaagtcgtccagggtcaactagtcgtccagacaacttttacagtcgtctggacaactagttaaccctggatttgatactaacatctttgatttgaggaggctgtttcttttgaggaggaggctgtttcttttgaagaggaggaggctgctgctgtttcttttgaggaggaggaggctgctgtttggtttgatgaggaggaggctggttactaaccacggtttcattggcatgaggggtagcctgtttgtttctacccccggtttctttggcaagaggggtaggctgtttatcttgaggggtagcctgattggttagaggtggaggggtagcctgattggtgacaccaaccttcttctccacagcttccaatctatcagacaacttcctaaactccctcatgcacttattaaacccttttttcatagcctcagctacgcccttgaacataatttccaactcctctctggtcacccctctagcctcttctctagcctcttctctagcctcttcaggagcctctttacgagctttcttccgaggtcttggattgtcttcctcctcctcctcctcctccaacacaaccatctctttggccttcttcgatggagtcacaaccttaggttttgtattgaccttagtaccagtgacttcccagcaatccatggtccacttccacggtctccgctcatacatgactttaatgatgttctccgcgggcaggtcctcaacctcagagtcccattttggccacatttcactaatgtccttctcaacaaagttgatcacgcgggtctgcagtaaatagaagaatcgagttagatatttgaaaaaaaatactaaatagacgacttaattataagtcgtctactaagtcgtccagctggaagaccttccagacgacttataataagtcgtctaataagtcgtccagatggaagactttccagacgacttaattaagtcgtccgataagtcgtccagctgggaagactttccagacgccttattataagtcgtctaataagtcgtccagatggaagaccttccagacgacttataataagtcgtctaataagtcgtccagatggaagactttccagacgacttaattaagtcgtccgataagtcgtccagctgggaagactttccagacgccttattataagtcgtctaataagtcgtccagatggaagactttccagacgacttaattaagtcgtccgataagtcgtccagctgggaagactttccagacgacttattataagtcgtccgataagtcgtcaagctggacgaccttccagacgacttataataagtcgtctgcgcagtcttttggattgaagtaaatacctgactcaagatagcagctttcattgatctgcggcctctgctgccctcgtaagccagtatcggtggagacggactgtctgctctgggaccaccaatactagcacccaattccggcatagctgtgtacgtccagacttgaagaacttgtataaacccatccacggtgtaacagccagcaatttctttgttccacaaagagtccatcagcaccttaaacgcgactctcccccatggataattctcaaaccgttctaaatccatcactagccttgccagagtagatcgtgtagcggttgaaaactttctcccttcaatgaatccagtgaagatggagaggtacgcgagccgcttgcgatcttccctggaccaatccccgcatctcttcagtgctgctattatctgatcagtagttggcccagcttccagatgaactcccagcatcccccagaaagaaaccatctctggggtaacgtcacattttggtgtctcaaggtcctcgatgtactcgcagtttagaccagtgaggttttcaaactctaacagtgaaaacctcaaaggttctggaccaacgagagaccacatctcatacttcttcttaatgtccagcttgaaactgagcatgtagtgaaccagccttgaagcccaaccaaatccctgctccttgaacttgatgaaaactcccaaactcgactccttgagctcttcaaattcgtcatcagtaagagctttcctaagagcagtatgcaacttgctgttatccgtatgatacgaaatgctattgtgggcttctggctcttcccctgatgtgtataacctacgggggagttctggaatatccatcctttttgtctgcaaaataatcaaagacaacaatataagtccagacgacttagtagacgacttataattaagtcgtctggaaagtcttccaaatggacgacttatatttaagtcatctactaagtcgtccagttggaagacaaagccggacgacttaaattacttacaagtcttccagtcgcagaaggagttggagtactcgtcattgcggttatagatctgaaaaaataaacgtgaaacggtgagaatgagtaaattgatagagacaacgttttatgttcatcttttcctcgagattgatgacttagcggcgttagggtttacagagaaacggcgctaaggtttacagagaagaagcggcggcgctagggtttagaagaagcggcggcgctagtgtttagaggaagcggcggtgagaacgttggtgaccacggtggcgagggcgacggtttgttcggaaatagtggaagcggcggcgctagggtttagaggaatcggcggcgctagggtttagaggaatcggcggcgctagggttagaagaagctgcggcgacaacggtgagaatgaagtgagatagatagccgacgttgagaacgatggtttgttcggaaatcgtgggaattcgaaatcgcctttgagagagaactgttagggttttgagagagaactgttagggtttctgaatttcgcgaaaaatgaaacaaaaaaaaaaatcaccttatatattgggtaaataatccggttagctttaaaagtacattggtaaactttaaggtttggtccggtttagacgacttattctggctgataatgtacaacagacgacttaatatttagtcgtctgttttcagacgacaaaatattaagtcgtcctagaccctaaaatgaacccctaaactaaaatgactagattaactaactaaccacgttataaaatcaaattatacttaaatagtgtttactatacacagaaatgaacacgcataagtaattttaaaaattttcaaaaacggttttaatgctttccaaaatctaaccctaagaacacatacaatactacaacatatgttgatgaaacataaactaaagaatatcatgactcactactttcactcatctatgctgaaaacaattgaaatttgttatatcttaatttatacctcctaagacatatgttaattacataattcccatttttcacttatcaaaatattttttacaaaatttttaaataatgtttaagactaactgtccagacgactttcagttaagtcgtctggacgacttattttcaagtcgtctaaacagacgacttgcgaggggtagaaacgtaaaaaaaattccgtttttttgtttggtcacaaggggatagttgtaatttcaatagccttttaggttacttttgcctttgacccaagttggggtattgttttggtttgactccaagttttgagtcacacttgccAATACAGCAGCAGTAGGGGCCTGCCTTTTTCTAACAAGAAGTTTCTCTATAGTTTTATAAGAGCACTAGATATGCATCACTTATATGATACATATAGTCTAGTTGCAAAAACCTTCCAATCTGATACACCTACAAGCGTATTCAATCAACAGAAAACGGTAGGAAAAAAACCTAGTACCACCatatttaaacatataaaaaacaGAATGGATCACATATATCTAAATATCAAGATACGTGttacaaaaattatacaaaaaaagtATTACTCTCTCTtcttaaactctctctctcgacTTCAGAAACATATCTAAGTTATCTTTGGCATCCGGCCCACGCGTGAGTTGCGCATGCCGGTGCCATCGTCCTCTCTTCCCCATCATCAGTTTAAATTTGGTTCCTTCATGGTCACCTCTTTCCTCCGCTTTGCTCGTTGCTCTGAATCCGAAGGTTTGTCTGGTTGGGCCTCCGCTCGCGAGGAAGCACGACTCTGGCTTGATCTTTGTTGGTCTTTGGAACCTCAACGGGAGGAAATGTGGTGGCTTACGGCGGGCCTCGGTTTTTAAGTTTCTTAAGAGCAATTTGACTTTTGATCTTCAGCGATTTGATTGCGCGTGGAGGTGGCTCCAAGCTGTCAGTGGTTCTGGTTCGTAGGTCATGGATCTGCTCTCTTTACTTCTCCTGGCGCGGTGTCGGAGACTGGTGCAGTTGCTCAGTCTCAGTGTCATGGTGAGTCATGCCCTGTTCTAATCTACCATGGTTGCCTCGGAGATTCTGCTACTCGAAGACATGTTTAGCCAATGGGTCTGGCGTGTATTGGATCTAGCGGTGTTGGTGTGTGGGGTCTCGCCACGTTACGGTTTGTTTGTTGTTTCCTATGGCTTCTTTGATGTAGCACTGGCAATATCCCATCCATTTGTCTTGCCTCTTCCAGTCTCTTATATTGAAGCTTGTTGACGGCTTCATTATTGTTTTGCCCGTATTTATTTGGTGGTTGAACAGTTGTCACCGGGTATAACCTTTAGAAGCGAACGGTTACCGCTTCTTGGTTCTCGATGGCGGCGTATGGTGATGAGTGTTGTGGTATCTCGTGGTATGAGGTCCTATTGCTCTCCTGGTGACTCCATTCAGAGTTTAGAACATCCCAATGTCGTGTACTCTCATTTACGGTCCATGGTAGTGCTTGTTCTTGATTTCCTTTGCAGGTCTTCGAGCTTAACCTGGTTCTAGTATGTCGGTCTTCTTTTGCCCGTTTTTTTGCAGCTGTCTCGGTTGTTGTGTTTTTGTTTCGATGAGGTCTCAGTGTCTCTTTATTGCGGCTGTGGGATATATTTACCGGCTGttgggtgtgtgtgtgtgtttggaAGAAGCGCTCGGTGTCTCGCTGTAGGCCTCAGGTATGGGTTCTTCATCCTCATTCTGTTATTAAATATAGTGAtcgttttagttttatttttcagtGATAGAAGTATATGGCtgtttatttacaaaaatataatcaagCTTATTTTTATATAGTCCATATTCATATATTgttcattaatataatttttttttcatttatcttGTGCAATTTTGAATGTGCAATCGGTATTGTACCAATTTATGTCATTAACATAAATAACAGATGAAtgattgaaaaaatatatttcatgtgAATACTTTTGTTTTTAGTGGAGTTTATCAAATGTAGTTGTAGGTTTAAGTGTTAATTATATAACATGATGTATGATAGATGAAGAATTGCAAATAAAAGTTTAACATTGAAAGATTCATTGTAACTAATCCAAGAATTTTGGAGTAGAAAAGTCTAAATCATCAATAGACATTACAATAAATATGTACATTGTTAGCCCAagaaatatgttatattaaatgttTGATAGCGAATTCATAAATGCTATGTAATCGGCAGCCATCATAGATAATCCTTCTACGATAGCATTTTTTAATCTGAAATTTTGAAGAATGGACCAATAAGAAAGAAGGATGAAGATCACAAAAGAGTGATTTTGAGCCTTTGGATCAAAATCAACCAAAGGccaaaaaactaataaaaactatatttttctttatctataattattttaaaatgtctaaatttaaagaattatatataaaatttgaaataaaagttttgcatttgaattttgtgtgtttattttttagtgattagaatataaaatttatgttttggagtttataattaattaaatttagtgttaggatataaagtttggtcatcattttaaaatttgtatgttTAGACATAAATCtgatttataatttgtttataaatatggatgtttgattcAAAAGTTGAAATAAGAGGTTTAGGGTTAACATTTAGTTTTGTAATTTAAGGTTTGGATGTTGGAATAAGAGGTTTAAGGTTAATATTTAGTATTTTGGATTAAAgttgtaaaataataaatttgaatactagatataaaatttgtaggtaaaattttaataatttagatttgaagttttatttaGAGTATTGAATGTATAGTTTAGAGTTTGATTGAAGATTAAATATTTGTGTTTAGGAAATTATAGTTTAAGATTGAAAATTCGATTTTGAGTTCAATTTTAAGATTTGAagttatattatgaaaatattagagttttaagGGTCGcttttaaagtttagggtttaaaaccacgtttagggtttaggggttcaaATAGATTTTCTTAGCATTAGAAAATGCTATTATTTGTCTTCGATAGCATTAATGAAACCGCTTAAAAATGTCTTTGGCGCCTAAGTCTAATTTCCCGCTAAGTATCGGCGGAATCAATAATTTTATCTTCACTCTCATTTAGTTTTCAAAATAGCattaattaaatgatattttacgTTCGATTCTATCATAGCGTTTGTCTAACTCTACTATATAATACTGAAATTTCTAAATCATCTACAATAACAGTTCAGTAAACCGTGCTATAACAATATGCTATAAatgtagacttttttttttgtagtgagaCAACATAAGAAACCTAAATAtagataataaagaaaaattctGGTTTAAAAGGACAAAAACAAACGCAATACATTACAATTTCcgatttaataatttaaatgaagcgaacattttataaattacacTTAATATATGTTACTCAATCAAAGATTTAATTCATACAAATAATTcgattaacatatatgtatgACTTAAATCTAAAATACAAGTATAatcataagaaaattaatatctaaattatattaaattaaacagaATTTTTCGTAAATATCACAGATTTTAGTTAATGTTCACGTTTTAATAAGAGATATATCACTAATAATTTGAAACAATGAATTAAATTACTACGTgtaaactataaaattgttgtgttagaaaatattatattaaactattaGTAATatgataaacaataaaattatataccacTAATCATATAAATccaatatttatatgtataaaaatgaaaataatcatCGGCACGGTTGCACATGTCAAAATTTAGTttgaatttaaaagaaaaaaaaatacatgttgtTTACAAATAGGAGATTTAGTGGCTCATTTCATTTTGAGTGATTTTGTGGGCTGTAGTTATTAAAAATAGAGAGAATATGAAATCGAGCCTATCAGAGCGTCCTACCGTGAATCTCATCGTGTGGGACATTCATTTCATAGGCTCCTCGTCTGACCAAGCTTGGCTGGCTTCCTTAAGTGCTCACCATTGCCCCcgttaataatatattttgacttttaatctctctcttttttttttgattaaattttatatttattaatcaaaaaataaaatggcaTTTACAAgtgaaaaaaatggaaaaaaactcTTATGTAATGTTTCTATTTGGATCAAATTAAATCATCCAGCTCCTATTGTCGAATATATACTTCCACCCATCGACGGAACAGACCTTCCAACTTATGTTGCCCAGTGTACTTCAACGAAGAGATCCTGTTTCGGATTGCTTTATCAATCTGCCTGGTAATCGCTTCTGTAGTTACCCAAGGCCCCAAGTGTCTACGAGAGTTGCACTCCTTCCAAACCAAATAAATGGTTGTATGGAAGATCATTCGCAAAAGGATAGCATCCATCTTTTTTCTATTGCGCCGTAGCAAAGAAGTCACTGTCGTCGTCCAATCCAGAGAAGCAGCGGTGCCTAGCAGAGTAGCATTTAGATTAGAACAGACCGTAAACGTATAAGGGCAAGCAAAAAAACAGGTGGTCCCTGCTCTCGTCAGGCTCTCCACATAACATACAACCCTGTGTGATCCCCCACTGTCGCATACGGACTCCTGTAGAGAGTCTATCCTTAAACGTCAGCCAAACAATGAAAGTGTGGCGTGGTACTCCTTGGGTAAACCACACTAGATGATGCCAAGGTACTTCTGGCCCCCGAACTCTAATCTGATCCCATGTTCTCGCCGCTGAGAAATGGTCCTTAAAATCCTCCTCATTGTGCCTCCATAAAATAACATCACTTCCCGTCATAGCGTCTGGTTTCTGAGCATTTTCAATGGCAGTATACACATCACCAAACACTCTCCTCCCTCGCCCACGCATACCCCAAGCCTCATTTGGACACGCTTCAACTACACGAGCTTGTCGAGGAATACCCAAGTACTGCAGTCCCATATCTCATGTTGTGTCAATAATACTTCCAGTGCCTAACCAGTTGTCAAACCAGAAGAAAGTCGAGTCACCACTTCTAACTTCACAGCGCATGAAACTTGATGCCTCCGGTCTGAGCTGAAGCAATTTGTGCCAGAGCCATGATCCCCTATTAGTGTCCTTTGCGTCCCAAAAGGAACCACCTCGTAGTAACTCCGCTCCAACCCAAGCCACCCAAACTGATCCCGACAAGGAGAAGAGACGCCATATAAGTCCCAGAGCGAACACTCTAGATGTTTCTCGGAGCTTTCTAATCCCCAACCACCTTCACATTTCGGTAGGCAGAGATCGTTCCAAGCAACTTTTGCTTTATGATGATCATTTGGCGATCCAGACCACATGAAAGCACTACAAAGCCTCTCTATTTCATCCAAGCAAGCCATTGGTAAGATAAACGCGGTGCACCAGAAGTTGATGATACTAGAGATGACCGACTTTATCAGTTGTAGCCTGCCCGCAAAAGATAAGGACCGGTGGGACCAAGCCAGGAACTTGTTTCGAATCCTATCAATGAGAGGCTCATAATCAACTCTAGTCCACACCCTTGATGTTAGAGGAAGTCCAAGATATCTGAAGGGTAGAGATCCCACTAAGAGACCTCTATTCTCAGCGTACTGCTGCATAAGATGCTTGTTATGACCCGCTGCATACAGAGCAGACTTCGCCACATTTATGTGCAGACCCGACATACTAGCAAACTGATCCATCACTTCAATCACCCATTCAAAGATGAAACTTTCCCATCAGTGAAAACTAGAATATCGTCCGTAAAACTCAAATGAGTGAGTTTCACCGCTCTGCAATTTGGATGAAACCCAAAATTTCCATCTGCCGCTGATTTGTTTAAGAGCTTGGATAAGACGTTGTTCAGAATCACATAAAGATATGGTGACAATGAACATCCTTGTCTTATACCTCTCGCACTTGTGAAGAACCCTTCCAACTCTCCATTGATAGCCACTGAAAACGAAGCTGTAGAAACACATAGGTGAATCCAATGAATGAACAGCTCTGGTAGCCCCATCGCCTGTAACACTGAGACAATAAATCCCCATTTCACCGTATCAAATGCTTTTGAAATGTCGAATTTAACAGTTGCCCTATCAGTAGCAACCTCCAGATGATAACCTTTAACCAATTCGTTTGCTAGACACACATTCTCCAGCAGTATTCTCCCCTTGATGAAAGCGCATTGATTTGGCTCAATAGGAGAAGGTAGTATCTTCTTTAACCTGTTAGATAGGAGCTTTGAAATGACCTTGTACATCAGATTGCAACAAGCAATTGGACGAAAGTCTTTCATCGTCTGAGCTGAGATCTTCTTGGGTATCAGGGCCAGGATAGTAGCGTTCACCCCAGTTGGCAAGAATCCAAAATGAAAGAATGACTGGATAGCGGTAATGAAGTCCCTCCCCACAATGGGCCACATTGCCACGAAAAATTCCTTTGTAAAACCATCTGGACCGGGAACCTTTCCATTTGGTAGGGACAGCAGAGTAGCATGAATTTCAGTTGATGTCATGAGACATCTATAGCTGAGAAGATCCCGCAGCTCCTCCATTGAGACACTTACATTATCCGGCTGAGACTGCATAAATCTCTGGAAATAGCTAATTGCTTCGCGTTTGATGTCTGAAAGATTCGTCAAAACCTCACCCTCCTCCGTGTAAAGAATGTTTATGTTATTCTTTGCTGCTCTCTCCCGACAAGCATTGTGATAAAAGTGAGTGTTCTGATCCCCCAGCTCAAGCCACTGAATGCGAGACTTCTGCCGATAGAGCTGTTCCTCCTGACGAGCAAGATGGTTCCACTTCCGAGCTGCGTCAGCCTCAGCCTGGAAAGTAGTAGTGCA encodes:
- the LOC125582193 gene encoding uncharacterized protein LOC125582193, translated to MGLQYLGIPRQARVVEACPNEAWGMRGRGRRVFGDVYTAIENAQKPDAMTGSDVILWRHNEEDFKDHFSAARTWDQIRVRGPEVPWHHLVWFTQGVPRHTFIVWLTFKDRLSTGVRMRQWGITQGCMLCGEPDESRDHLFFCLPLYVYGLF